The Verrucomicrobium spinosum DSM 4136 = JCM 18804 genome includes a region encoding these proteins:
- a CDS encoding DUF7009 family protein has protein sequence MKLRLRGDSLRLRLTQTEVLALRDQGFWQEATTLGASSGPRLAYRVESSPSGPPSVQHTADSQGTTVTVILPAAEVTTWADSPSQVGIYFDEPWGLKVAVEKDFRCLDPNRDEDESDNFTNPNEGHPHLDTCDSD, from the coding sequence ATGAAACTTCGCCTCCGTGGAGACTCGCTCCGACTCCGGCTCACCCAGACGGAAGTGCTGGCACTCCGCGACCAGGGCTTCTGGCAGGAAGCCACCACGCTGGGAGCCTCCTCAGGCCCGCGCCTGGCCTATCGCGTCGAGTCCTCCCCCAGCGGCCCCCCGTCCGTCCAGCATACCGCTGACTCCCAAGGCACCACCGTCACGGTCATCCTCCCCGCCGCCGAGGTCACCACCTGGGCGGACTCCCCCAGCCAGGTGGGGATCTATTTTGACGAACCCTGGGGCCTCAAGGTGGCAGTGGAAAAAGACTTCCGCTGCCTGGACCCGAATCGCGACGAGGACGAGTCCGACAACTTTACCAACCCCAACGAAGGCCATCCGCACTTGGACACCTGTGACAGTGACTGA
- a CDS encoding helix-turn-helix domain-containing protein, with protein MVVNASDSASQGGEQLLTKPEVARLLRVRSKTIERFMSQRDLPYIKLGRLVRYERAAVEAFKQRLTVGATNSPGGTAPGV; from the coding sequence ATGGTTGTTAATGCGTCTGACAGTGCATCTCAGGGTGGGGAACAGCTTCTGACCAAACCGGAGGTCGCGCGGCTCCTGCGGGTGAGATCGAAGACGATCGAGCGGTTCATGAGCCAGCGCGATCTTCCTTACATCAAGCTTGGGCGTCTCGTGCGCTACGAACGCGCGGCGGTGGAAGCGTTCAAGCAGCGGCTTACCGTAGGCGCGACGAACAGCCCGGGCGGCACCGCCCCCGGCGTCTGA
- the tnpA gene encoding IS200/IS605 family transposase, whose product MSGTYVSLHYHVVFSTKKREPLIGAEWLPRLHEYLGGTVQGLGGFCQGVGGINDHVHLLIGLKPTHCLSDFMRELKKASSIWVHQEVGLGHFAWQEGYSAFSVSATSREAVKEYIAQQQEHHRVKSFREELVQMLVKAGVAFKPEYLD is encoded by the coding sequence ATGTCCGGCACCTACGTCTCCCTGCACTACCATGTTGTCTTCAGTACCAAGAAGCGGGAGCCCCTGATCGGTGCCGAGTGGCTTCCCCGATTGCACGAGTATTTAGGCGGTACAGTGCAAGGACTCGGCGGATTTTGCCAGGGGGTCGGAGGCATCAATGATCATGTGCATCTGTTGATCGGCCTGAAACCCACGCATTGTCTCTCCGATTTCATGCGGGAGTTGAAAAAGGCATCCTCCATATGGGTGCACCAAGAGGTCGGACTGGGCCATTTCGCCTGGCAGGAAGGGTATTCAGCATTCTCCGTCAGCGCCACTTCACGGGAAGCGGTCAAAGAGTACATTGCACAGCAGCAGGAGCATCATCGGGTGAAATCGTTCCGGGAGGAGCTCGTGCAAATGCTGGTCAAAGCGGGGGTTGCCTTCAAGCCGGAATACCTTGATTGA
- the malQ gene encoding 4-alpha-glucanotransferase — MLPLSRSAGILLHPTSLPGRFGVGEIGPGAELWLESLHRMGQKVWQILPLGPTGYGNSPYQSLSSFAGNPLLISLDALVKDGMVTPSDLHMMPEFPDERVDFGSVIEVRMAFLKNAARHFINQCNASPLLARAFEVFCQRESDWLDDWAMFIALKEEHDSKPWTEWPREVALREDVAMAQVMSSLEAEIEEAKALQFLFHRQWNKLRIRARELGIAIVGDIPIFTAHDSADVWANRELFSLDENGNPTVIAGVPPDYFSETGQRWGNPLYDWPKHLKTNFNWWKSRMRKTLALVDVVRIDHFRGFAAYWEIPASEATAINGKWVEAPGDALFNSLKEEMGELPIIAEDLGLITPDVVELRDKHGLPGMRVMQFAFGPDTVTPLYDPSTYPENSVGYTGTHDNDTVVGLFRSEAGDDSTRTAEVIEAERRTILTYTQTDGSEIHWDFIEHVWKSQSQLAICPLQDVMGLGSEARMNIPGKSGEFWNWRFTWDQLTSALEARLREVTARHGRV, encoded by the coding sequence ATGCTCCCACTCTCCCGCTCTGCCGGCATCCTGTTGCATCCGACATCGCTGCCTGGCCGGTTTGGGGTAGGTGAGATCGGGCCGGGGGCAGAGCTGTGGCTGGAGTCGCTCCATCGCATGGGGCAGAAGGTGTGGCAAATCCTCCCGCTGGGCCCCACCGGCTACGGGAACTCCCCCTACCAGTCCCTCTCCAGCTTCGCGGGGAATCCCCTCCTCATCAGCCTGGATGCGCTGGTGAAGGACGGCATGGTGACCCCGTCCGACCTCCATATGATGCCGGAGTTCCCCGATGAGCGGGTGGACTTTGGCTCCGTGATCGAGGTGCGCATGGCCTTTCTCAAGAATGCCGCCCGCCACTTCATCAACCAGTGCAACGCCAGCCCTCTGCTGGCTCGCGCCTTTGAGGTCTTCTGCCAGCGGGAGTCCGACTGGCTGGACGACTGGGCCATGTTCATCGCCCTGAAGGAGGAGCACGACAGCAAGCCCTGGACGGAGTGGCCCCGCGAGGTGGCCCTGCGCGAGGACGTGGCCATGGCACAAGTCATGTCCTCCCTGGAGGCGGAGATTGAGGAAGCCAAGGCCCTGCAGTTCCTCTTCCACCGCCAGTGGAACAAGCTCCGCATCCGCGCGCGGGAGTTGGGCATCGCCATCGTGGGCGACATCCCCATCTTCACCGCGCATGACAGCGCCGATGTCTGGGCCAACCGCGAGCTCTTCTCCCTGGATGAGAATGGCAATCCCACCGTCATCGCGGGCGTGCCGCCCGACTATTTCAGCGAGACCGGTCAACGCTGGGGCAACCCGCTCTATGACTGGCCCAAGCACCTGAAGACCAACTTCAACTGGTGGAAGTCCCGCATGCGGAAGACGCTCGCCCTGGTGGACGTGGTCCGTATCGACCACTTCCGGGGCTTTGCCGCGTACTGGGAGATCCCCGCCAGCGAGGCCACTGCCATCAATGGCAAGTGGGTGGAGGCCCCCGGTGATGCCCTCTTCAACTCCCTCAAGGAGGAGATGGGAGAGCTCCCCATCATTGCGGAAGATCTGGGCCTCATCACGCCCGATGTGGTGGAGTTGCGAGACAAGCATGGCCTTCCCGGCATGCGCGTCATGCAGTTCGCCTTTGGCCCGGACACCGTGACCCCGCTCTACGATCCCTCCACCTACCCGGAGAATAGCGTGGGCTACACCGGCACCCATGACAACGACACCGTAGTGGGTCTCTTCCGCAGCGAGGCAGGCGATGACAGCACCCGCACGGCGGAGGTCATCGAAGCCGAACGCCGCACCATCCTCACCTACACCCAGACGGACGGCAGCGAGATCCACTGGGACTTCATCGAGCACGTCTGGAAAAGCCAATCCCAGCTCGCCATCTGCCCCCTCCAGGACGTCATGGGTCTCGGCAGCGAAGCCCGCATGAACATCCCCGGGAAAAGCGGCGAGTTCTGGAACTGGCGCTTCACCTGGGACCAGCTGACTTCCGCATTGGAAGCGCGTCTCCGTGAGGTCACGGCGCGGCACGGACGCGTTTAG